One genomic segment of Drosophila melanogaster chromosome 3R includes these proteins:
- the CG14257 gene encoding uncharacterized protein, isoform B encodes MKVFSLSLLLVAALPLMCHALPASDKSLSLEDTDLDNEPGESVKESQVQKRSGSFDYVAHLKSGLLSGIGQASASIASGSSGGSSGGGDSYKSHEIVVHGNSVDYDPWSFKKSVLNTIFQAVKAITGGVTALKGQLIKGSGYALSAGGNLVAAGGDKVTDVGKSIINSAHINSHTYATSHSSSGGGLFAKLTSLSGASSGGSSGHKTVSAPGPVVHHETITTYEIPTGHASYGPPSKPPTYSSATHQYLPPVGGASYGGGAPFSVSHPAAFESPPSNYLPSAYGQDATSANSNDFNIYGRHSKLTDEEARKAAAQLQEILSLLPNGKTEYTASKTVALDTSLPTGTGLEQAEVYNSYGIPLPSNLGTLESLSHTESITAAYNPASKNPADVYHQMAKRPSAEELYIQKHPNEGYDYSPPAAAAPPPQAAADYRVENYHATKSNALKDLTPIIAALEVAKRKGNNHGSGPVYSIEKQVHKQSPHFQYLPPVVQKSKYVYSAPPHHHQGHSGGYKVRRQVAGGKHTKRVFRPQDYEIQDPLMFNRLLEV; translated from the exons ATGAAG GTCTTCAGCCTAAGTCTTTTGCTGGTGGCCGCCCTCCCTCTGATGTGCCACGCCCTTCCAGCTAGCGATAAGTCCCTTTCCCTGGAAGACACAGATCTGGACAACGAACCGGGCGAGAGTGTAAAGGAGTCCCAGGTGCAAAAGCGGTCCGGCAGCTTCGACTACGTGGCGCACCTGAAGTCCGGCCTGCTGTCGGGAATTGGCCAGGCCTCCGCCTCAATCGCCTCCGGCAGTTCCGGCGGAAGCAGCGGTGGCGGTGACAGCTACAAATCCCACGAGATCGTTGTCCAT GGCAACTCTGTGGACTACGATCCCTGGTCTTTTAAGAAATCCGTGCTGAACACTATCTTCCAGGCGGTCAAGGCCATCACCGGCGGAGTCACCGCACTCAAGGGTCAGCTGATCAAGGGCAGCGGCTACGCGCTGAGTGCGGGTGGCAATCTGGTGGCCGCCGGCGGCGACAAGGTCACCGATGTGGGCAAGTCCATCATCAACTCGGCGCACATCAACTCGCACACCTACGCCACTAGTCACTCCTCCTCCGGCGGCGGTCTGTTCGCCAAGCTGACCTCCTTGTCGGGCGCCTCCTCCGGCGGCAGCAGTGGGCACAAGACCGTCTCCGCACCTGGACCCGTTGTGCATCACGAGA CGATCACCACGTACGAGATACCCACTGGCCACGCCAGCTACGGTCCGCCATCGAAGCCCCCGACCTACAGCAGCGCCACCCATCAGTACCTTCCGCCGGTGGGCGGGGCTAGCTACGGCGGCGGGGCGCCCTTCAGCGTTAGCCACCCGGCGGCCTTCGAGTCGCCGCCAAGCAACTATCTGCCATCGGCCTATGGACAAGATG CGACCAGCGCAAATAGCAATGACTTTAACATCTATGGCCGCCACTCAAAGCTAACGGATGAGGAAGCCCGCAAGGCGGCGGCACAGCTCCAGGAGATCCTCAGCTTGTTGCCCAACGGGAAAACTGAGTACACGGCCTCCAAGACAGTGGCTTTGGATACCAGTTTGCCAACGGGTACGGGTTTGGAACAGGCAGAGGTTTATAACAGCTATGGCATACCGCTGCCCAGTAACCTGGGCACCTTGGAGTCCCTGTCGCACACAGAGTCCATAACAGCTGCCTATAATCCCGCCTCAAAGAATCCGGCGGATGTATACCACCAGATGGCCAAGCGCCCGTCCGCCGAGGAACTCTACATCCAGAAGCATCCCAATGAGGGCTACGATTACTCGCCACCCGCAGCTGCGGCCCCGCCACCGCAAGCTGCTGCAGATTACAGAGTGGAGAACTACCACGCCACCAAGAGCAATGCGCTCAAGGATCTGACGCCCATTATAGCCGCCTTGGAGGTGGCCAAGCGGAAGGGTAACAACCACGGCAGCGGACCCGTCTACTCCATCGAGAAGCAGGTGCACAAGCAGTCGCCCCACTTCCAGTATCTGCCGCCGGTGGTGCAAAAGTCCAAGTACGTGTACAGTGCAccaccgcaccaccaccaAGGACACAGCGGTGGCTA
- the CG14257 gene encoding uncharacterized protein, isoform C, translated as MKVFSLSLLLVAALPLMCHALPASDKSLSLEDTDLDNEPGESVKESQVQKRSGSFDYVAHLKSGLLSGIGQASASIASGSSGGSSGGGDSYKSHEIVVHGNSVDYDPWSFKKSVLNTIFQAVKAITGGVTALKGQLIKGSGYALSAGGNLVAAGGDKVTDVGKSIINSAHINSHTYATSHSSSGGGLFAKLTSLSGASSGGSSGHKTVSAPGPVVHHETITTYEIPTGHASYGPPSKPPTYSSATHQYLPPVGGASYGGGAPFSVSHPAAFESPPSNYLPSAYGQDVYHQ; from the exons ATGAAG GTCTTCAGCCTAAGTCTTTTGCTGGTGGCCGCCCTCCCTCTGATGTGCCACGCCCTTCCAGCTAGCGATAAGTCCCTTTCCCTGGAAGACACAGATCTGGACAACGAACCGGGCGAGAGTGTAAAGGAGTCCCAGGTGCAAAAGCGGTCCGGCAGCTTCGACTACGTGGCGCACCTGAAGTCCGGCCTGCTGTCGGGAATTGGCCAGGCCTCCGCCTCAATCGCCTCCGGCAGTTCCGGCGGAAGCAGCGGTGGCGGTGACAGCTACAAATCCCACGAGATCGTTGTCCAT GGCAACTCTGTGGACTACGATCCCTGGTCTTTTAAGAAATCCGTGCTGAACACTATCTTCCAGGCGGTCAAGGCCATCACCGGCGGAGTCACCGCACTCAAGGGTCAGCTGATCAAGGGCAGCGGCTACGCGCTGAGTGCGGGTGGCAATCTGGTGGCCGCCGGCGGCGACAAGGTCACCGATGTGGGCAAGTCCATCATCAACTCGGCGCACATCAACTCGCACACCTACGCCACTAGTCACTCCTCCTCCGGCGGCGGTCTGTTCGCCAAGCTGACCTCCTTGTCGGGCGCCTCCTCCGGCGGCAGCAGTGGGCACAAGACCGTCTCCGCACCTGGACCCGTTGTGCATCACGAGA CGATCACCACGTACGAGATACCCACTGGCCACGCCAGCTACGGTCCGCCATCGAAGCCCCCGACCTACAGCAGCGCCACCCATCAGTACCTTCCGCCGGTGGGCGGGGCTAGCTACGGCGGCGGGGCGCCCTTCAGCGTTAGCCACCCGGCGGCCTTCGAGTCGCCGCCAAGCAACTATCTGCCATCGGCCTATGGACAAGATG